ggatcggagaggtcagaggagatcaagtcctgacaagacactgctataacataaccctacaaagaaatggtcagtctgacccctgtcctgttgacggattggacacccgcgacgaccttgctgaagaacggggtgagccgattgaagatcttgtctcaattcctttgaacgatgggaatgaggagcatgtggtgaagatcggctccaacctgggagaagaggtatgaacacagctcatcaattttctacaaaagaatgcggatgttttcgcttgggttccggcgaacatgccagggattgatgcaaaAGTAATGGAGCACCGCATGGCTATTGATCTcaaacatcggccgacgaaggaaaaaatccgaagtcatgcacaggaaaagcaaacggcaatagctgaggaagttgataaactcctgaaagccgggttcattagagaagtcaactacccgaactgggtctccaatgtggttctcgtcaagaaggcgaacagcaagtggaggatgtgtatagacttcaaaaagctaaacaaagtctGCCCGAaagacagttaccctctgtccagaattgatcaattggtggatgcaacctcgggccacgagcttctcactttcatagatgcattttccggctacaatcaaatcaagatggcaccggaggacgaagaaaaaactgcttttattactaactgtggtctttattgttacagagtcatgccttttggcctcaaaaatgcagggacgacctatcaacggctggtgaacaagatcttcaaagagcagatcggccacaacatggaggtctacgtggacgatatgcttgtaaaaagcaaatccacaatgaaccacgtcgccgaccttgaggagaccttcagtgccctccgaaatataagatgaagctgaacctagccaaatacgcttttggagtaacctcagaaaaactcttgggcttcatggtatcggggtgcaggATCAAAGCAAATCCGGAAAAGatttgtgccatccaggaaatgaccgccccgaagtcaataaaggaagttcagcgccttactgggagagtagcagctctgaatcgcttcgtctcaaggtcggccgaacgatgcctgcctttctttcagaccctcaagcagccgaagaacttctgttcgaccactgaatgtcaacaagcattcgaagaattaaagagctATCTCGGCTTACCTCCACTATTAACAAAGCCTAAacccggagaggagttgttcctgtacttgACGGTCTCCCCCgtggctctcgcagtagttctagttaaggaagaagcaaaaattcaacggccgatctactatattagccgagtattgagagacgccgaaatcaggtatactgagttagagaaactaacttacgccttattgattgcagctcgaaggctccgaccttactttcaagggcacaccataacactgctcaccgaccagtcgattaagacggttctgcatcgagcggatgcttccgaaaggatagcgaaatgaatagtcgagctcacggaattcgacatcaactatcaacctcggccgGCGattaaagctcagatattagcagacttcatagtggagtgcactatttcggaagaggccgaacttgaacgagatgaagctgacaactcagggcttcagtcgaactcccctgaagaaagaacagatctccctgatgatttttgagccctctacgtggacggttcctccaacatgtcaggcgcaggcgcgggcctgatcttggtcaatccagaaggaattattgcggagtacgcgctgcgcttcgaattttctgcgataaataacggagcagaatatgaagctctgattgcaggactaaggatcaccaaagagttagaagtagatcgactccaaatctacagtgactcccaattgatggtgggacaagtcagcgaaaactatgaagctcgggaggatagtatgaccaaatatctcgaaaaggcaaaagagatcatccctaccttcggcagctttgacatcaagcagattctaaGAACAGAAAATACCgggaccgaccttctctccaagttggctacactggctccggctgaactgcccaaggaagtcttcttcgaagttctgaagtgcccaagtacggaagaaccacaacttgtgatggagatcagccatgaacccagctggattgacccactggttacatatctcaaggatggggttcttcctcatgatgcaaaagaagttcgaaagcttaggaaccaggcctcccgatatattctttatgaaggcaagctgtacaagaggtcgtactctttgtccctcctgaaatgtctttggccttctgaagccgacttcgccttgtaggaggtacatgagggagtctgcggaagtcacctgggggccagatctttatcccacaaactgctccgacaaggctattactggcctaccatgtaccatgactccatcgaatatgtcagaaggtgtgatcggtgtcaaagatatgcaaatatccaaagacaacccgcctccgaacttacacccttaagtaccccatggccgtttgcacaatggggaatggatatcctcggacctttttccatggcatccggacagcggaagttcctcctagtggcaattgactacttcaccaagcgggtcgaagctgaacctttggcgaaaatcacagaagctaaggtgcagaACTTCGTCTGAAaatcaattgtctgtaggttcggcttatccagaactctcgttactgataatgggcgacaatttgctggagcgaggtttgctaaattttgtgaggacttaaatatctcccataacttcacgtcagtagcccatccgcaagcaaacggcAAAGCCGaagttactaacaggactctgttgcaaggaatcaaggcgagacttgaaaaagcaaaggaaacttaggcagatgagctttatcatgtgttgtgggcataccgaactaccaaaagactgcccacaggggagatcccttttgccttagctttcgaaacagaagccgtgatcccgatcgaactcaagcttccatcagcgcgagttgtggcattcgatgagcagcacaactcacaggatctcaaggccaacctcgacttgttagaagaaaagcgggagacagctcaagttcggatggctgctTACAAGaagaaagtggcccgctactacaactcccgagtcaagagcaaggccttcagagcggggaACTTGGTACTTCagcgagccgctgtttcacaacctcagaatcaaggaaaacttgcccctaactgggaaggcccgtatgaagtcaggaagGTGGTTcgacccggaacatactatctaaaagaactCGAagaagcagaccttccgcgatcatggaattcgaaaaatctaaccgataactttgccttaaataaaagtttctttcatattcgcatatcttttcttttggtatgagcttatgacgacaggaagtagctccttcagacaatcgaaattaaatgtgtcaggaacaagaggaaaacctcgtcctgatacaaacgaaggcccgattatttagagatcggatgggggagaggcccttgcaatggccctaatgcgcccccacagccatgttaggaacaggaggagaacctcgtcctaacatgagcaaagtcgaaagtccagttatttagagaccggatggggggagaggcccttgcaacggccttaatgcacccccacagccatgttaggaataagaggagaacctcgtcctaatatgagtaacgaaggcccgattattcagagaccggatggaggaagAGACCCTTACAaccgcccttatgtgcccccgcagccctgttaggaacagaaggaagacctcgtcctaatatgagctgaaattgattgtgtcgggaacaggaggagaacctcgtcctgacacaaacgaagatctgatcGTTTGAGACCGGATGaaagaaaaagcccctcagcaactcctctacacccctataatcccgttaggagcagaaggaaaaccctcgccctaacacaaaaaaaaaaaagagaaaaagcgtCGAGCTAcattaaagataaaaaaaaatgaactacatccaaaacccaagggacctcgtctcaacgggaagaaaacccttgtcaaaaatctccaaTCCCTGAAGgcgaatcaacacggcgatgaccaggaatcttcaaacaacgtcgacatcgaataagacagaagacaaaagaagctcggtaaacgacaacttaatgcaagaatggacaagataatgaaaaattttcttttcatttcattagtaaagtacgcgttacaaagcctttgaaggccaaaaaaaaataataagaaaagaaaggaatacatagaataaaaggtaaaaaaactctaaggaagctcggcttcttcagacttcgaactctcgattctaaccatgtcagggattgctttaagttttcgacttcttcttccagttctttctttcttaaaagcatctcccggtacatttggtggaaccgccggctttcgccctccgactcccgaaacCTCTTCCGCAgaacctcggattccgcctcggcatccctgaccgcctgctgctcgtaagctagctgaatcttcagccgctacagttcggccttctcctgcccaagagccatggacagttcttccatgatcCCCCTCAAGgaacggagctcgtcggagccttgtaccGAAACGGTCtgaactctctcagacaactgcctctgaagacggacaacctcgtcagtcgccgtcttgagcctccttcgatagtcgtctacttgcccgcaccagccgacacggtaggcgttgtagttcgcctcagcgtcctgcagctgcttctggaggtcgaagaatttcttcgaccagtcccgatcGTGATCGGCCTGAGTCGTGAGCcaagatgagtttccttccaactggccgatcttctcccgtgcagccaccagctcgacctcaagagagctgatcttggaagcctgagtccaagatcgatcgctggcacgttttcagagttcctcaagctccttcacgaagtcagccttcctccgggtgtagtccatgaagctctttttgtggaggtcccgaaagcaagtaacctccgcagtgacttccgaatggctcttcctcagccagtgaagttcgtcatccaacttctttgatttcttcgtcaggtgacgaactttccttctgaggtcccggatcatcgacttcaaaaAAATCCCCTGcgataggggaagagcttcggcagagcactgtcgttggaagacaagagcgccacaacacaaatcattgcaagaaaacaaaagagaagaaaaagaatgcagagtaaaaaaaaagagctctctgtaaagaagaatccgatttcattgattaaatagttcttaagtacaagaaaaCGAAGAAaagttgcaacaaaaaaaaaatacaaaattagaggtttcggacctctgggacagaagtgggGGAGCTTGGCGCCCCCGAAAGGTCAGCCGCGGCAGTCGAGGAAGTTCCGGCTGGAGGAAGACtggcagcagcttcagaaggtccggcttcatcgtcggacgcctcatccagaaAGCCAAGGTCCAGCTCGAGAAActtcccgaccaccttctcctgacaaAGCTCGAAGCtcttgatgaaggcggcctgaccgaactggaccttcagatccctcatctcggaggagattTTGAACTCCACTGCtcggaccattgcctccgagaccagggtcgggatctgcgccttcagctcagagacctcggcctctgctttctttctttcctcctccaaggtggccctcaggtCTGCCGAGGTTTGCCCCTCCTTCTGCGGCGCCtgttggagactcgcgacttcggcgattttctccttgaggcggacggcctcggccaggcgaccttcctccgcctggacggcctccttcttggcgttgttcatcgcctcgatgttggcgatgagctgatgtccgatctgcaagagcggccaggaagtcaatataaaagccgagaaataaactaagtaaagagacgagaagaagaaagaagtaaattgacttacctcgaaaaaggaccccagagagtcccagacccgctgctcaggatcggcgtggacgatcctgtggacgacctcggacaggacgcacccgtcgatcaatctctttattaaatccctattgttgaagggattctcccccaggtcctcttcagagccgtcggccccctcgatggtagccctgctgctgcggctcttgcgggccaatgttTTCTTTCTCCTCCATTCGGCCCTCGGTTCCTCCTCAGGCCTAGCCTCTGGGGTGGGAACCTCGGCCGGGGGGCTTTTGGAAGAGGTCCGGGGGACTGCGAGCTCAACGTCGGAGGGGGtgtcgacggcaatggccgcttgggcaggcgcggccgagctagtctcttctgcccttgccctctttgccgcccccgaggatgcggcgcctttccttttgtgggtcttgagaccctgggctagcattcgagctgcgtcagcgtccatgtctgcaatgaaagaagatcgacacagcttagcaaaagaacaagaagaaaggagaagcagcgaatgacaaaaaaaaaatatatatatatatatataaataaaaataccgACAGGTTTGAGAGgacttaggccgacgttaaacaagAATTGTTCCTTcaagaggttggagagaagaggaactggataagcctcgagtttattggaggcttcaaggtcgtcctgtcccaggctagaagtccggcggacgaaatccctcagggagccccaagggggcaaccccagctccaaggtcggacatcggacgtagaagtacctctccttccagttgtagatagaagagggggcgcctttcagcaacccctttctatcgaactggggggagaagtaccagcAGTCTTTTGccaaggatgacgcttgaaagtatagaaattcctaaataaagaaagaattggccgaacttcagctaaactacagaggaaAAGATATCCTATCAGAAATTTAAAAGAGTTCGGCGCTACAAAAACTAAAAAAATGTTTAAGAAGCGAAAAAGAgtaataacaaaaggtggaagcagaAGTTGGAGCCCgacgcggaaagcttcttggtatagacAGAAGCAACCGGAGGGAGGGGCGCTAGTCCGGCCAGTCGAcccaggaagctccagctcgtactccgaaggaaccccgtactgaatcctaatcagtgagagttcctccggagtcagagaactggagatggtgtctggtacaaagaccgaacgagattcatctacagaactaagattttgaggGGCTGGaatagacgaactcctagaactactagaggaagtgttggaggatattttgaatcaagtgaaaatcctaaaaatctcgaaaaaattagaaaaaataagaaacgagATGCTCGCGGAAAACCGAACAGACGGAATGTAAAGGAGGAAAAacggaagaagaacagcaaaaaaaaaaaagaagagagttctggaactaacctaggttggtctgaaggatgcaaagatggggacgactcgaagaacgcctaaggccgagaaggacgcTGGAGAAGAACGGAACTCTtaggaaggagggaccgaagaaactctcaggcaaagtgagatccctgaaggaaggaggcaggtttaaatagacgaCGAGGTCCGAcgtaataatgattgcagatctcctctggccgatctacaactgccatatgtcccactcatcatagcaggcggctgacaactgacagaatcattattgcgccgtacctagaacaacgctccagcagaaattccgaaaaaatcttttcggatcgcctcgatttaaaaaggctccagcaccagtgcgccaaacgccaaaatatctggaaacaatcgagtacgaaaatcgagggaggcaacttcggttgtgaaaatttctctgtacttccatcattcggaacccgaactcagaagtagagagactggtgttgggtataaaataaccccaaccgaagttcgtaaaagaccgaccctctcaggactcttcctacttccgaccttgtgcggcgtctttctgaactcccccgactgtccgagcttccataataccatccgaacttctccaataatgagctcctccattcatctaccggactgctccaaacgctctctgagcttcactatcagctgattttctacagtgatcgactgttctccgaatctcttccagacttcttccagccacgatcgactctactccgaacttctattgcaaacggacttcatccgagctcctacaagagtcaactccgtccgaacttctacagtggatggatcccagacgaacttctacaacggacaggctccaccagccagatctctactccgaacttcttccggacttcgtcaatgaccgaacttctccagcagcgggacttctacaataagaagtcttcattcgagcttccacgacaactgatcttcgtccgagcttctacaataagcggacttcgtccagactcctacaagagccggactccgtccgaacttctacaacagaattgaatcccggactcctccaacgttcgaccttccacagtgtcctcaagactcctccagcggacgaacctccacaacgccatccgaactccactgtcggtcgaccctttgTCAGATTCCTTATGAAATCGGACATCTCTGGCGTAtagtcctcagacgagcttctacatcaggtaaattctagacggacttctctagcaatcggactcttgtcggacttctccaacagaaaatccccgtccgagcttctacagcagatgacttccgcctgcagcatcagcacccaaggcatccgacaacagtggactcgtcagcaacctcgaaaacatccgagcctctcttaaattgctgagacagagagccagtccgctccatcagacgtcccagccgagcttcagccttccggtccgaactctccgacaagtcgcgacaacagacaccactccactctctgtaacagattccacgtggccctaccactctctgataagtcgcgacaacggacaccactccactctccataacaaactccacgtggctctgaacggcccactgacgtcactactctccgtaaca
This genomic window from Elaeis guineensis isolate ETL-2024a chromosome 13, EG11, whole genome shotgun sequence contains:
- the LOC140853253 gene encoding uncharacterized protein — its product is MDADAARMLAQGLKTHKRKGAASSGAAKRARAEETSSAAPAQAAIAVDTPSDVELAVPRTSSKSPPAEVPTPEARPEEEPRAEWRRKKTLARKSRSSRATIEGADGSEEDLGENPFNNRDLIKRLIDGCVLSEVVHRIVHADPEQRVWDSLGSFFEIGHQLIANIEAMNNAKKEAVQAEEGRLAEAVRLKEKIAEVASLQQAPQKEGQTSADLRATLEEERKKAEAEVSELKAQIPTLVSEAMVRAVEFKISSEMRDLKVQFGQAAFIKSFELCQEKVVGKFLELDLGFLDEASDDEAGPSEAAASLPPAGTSSTAAADLSGAPSSPTSVPEVRNL